One genomic region from Lysobacterales bacterium encodes:
- a CDS encoding SPOR domain-containing protein encodes MDAALKQRLIGATVLVALAVIFLPMLVDGPEAERETVGEQLSLDLPTPPDRPMETREIPLLPTPADSAATAPVASADGAEVLPVVDTGAEQRTDALSGQPVGAGSDPNAHAASTPGPAGASAPSATGAAATPSATTAAPAAAAVADPAASSPATSATASSAAAGASTATPAAASPPRPVSSAPPVAVSSAAPVPARPASTPLPAATAGGSYAVNVGSYANVANAENLQNRLRNAGIAVYAESVTLDGRPVRRVRLGPFAQRGEAERARQAALAVQRDLPTSVINLDAVGNAPAPARAPATAGFAVQLGALRSEVDANALRDRVRGAGFVAFVERVNADAGTLWRVRVGPELDRASAERRRGELKSRLNVDGFVVSHP; translated from the coding sequence ATGGATGCAGCCCTGAAGCAGCGCCTGATCGGCGCCACCGTGCTGGTGGCGCTGGCCGTGATCTTTCTGCCGATGCTGGTCGACGGCCCCGAAGCCGAGCGGGAGACGGTGGGCGAGCAGCTCAGCCTGGACTTGCCGACCCCGCCCGACCGGCCGATGGAAACCCGAGAGATCCCGCTGCTGCCGACGCCCGCGGACAGCGCGGCCACGGCGCCCGTCGCCAGTGCGGACGGTGCCGAAGTGCTGCCGGTGGTCGATACCGGCGCCGAGCAGCGCACGGATGCGCTGAGCGGCCAGCCGGTGGGCGCAGGCTCTGATCCGAACGCACATGCAGCCTCAACGCCCGGCCCAGCGGGCGCGTCAGCACCGAGTGCGACGGGCGCGGCCGCGACGCCCAGCGCGACCACTGCAGCGCCCGCAGCGGCGGCTGTAGCAGACCCTGCAGCATCATCCCCCGCGACGTCAGCTACGGCGTCGAGCGCGGCGGCGGGCGCTTCGACAGCTACGCCAGCCGCAGCCTCGCCCCCGCGGCCTGTCTCCAGCGCACCGCCCGTCGCCGTCAGCAGCGCTGCGCCAGTCCCTGCGCGTCCGGCGTCGACGCCTCTTCCCGCGGCCACCGCCGGAGGCAGCTATGCCGTCAACGTCGGTAGCTATGCGAACGTGGCCAACGCCGAGAATCTGCAGAATCGACTGCGCAACGCCGGCATCGCCGTGTACGCCGAAAGCGTCACCTTGGACGGTCGGCCGGTGCGCCGCGTTCGTCTCGGGCCCTTCGCTCAGCGCGGTGAGGCAGAGCGGGCCCGACAGGCGGCGCTTGCGGTTCAGCGCGATCTGCCGACCAGCGTGATCAACCTCGATGCGGTCGGCAATGCGCCGGCGCCTGCACGCGCTCCCGCCACCGCGGGGTTTGCGGTGCAGCTGGGGGCGCTTCGCAGCGAGGTCGATGCCAATGCGCTGCGTGACCGCGTCCGCGGCGCCGGCTTCGTGGCCTTCGTCGAGCGCGTCAACGCCGATGCCGGCACACTCTGGCGCGTGCGTGTCGGGCCTGAGCTGGATCGCGCGTCGGCCGAGCGTCGCCGCGGTGAGCTGAAGTCGAGGCTCAACGTTGACGGCTTTGTCGTCAGCCATCCCTGA
- a CDS encoding DNA primase, which translates to MARIPDSFIDSLLARTDIVELIDARVKLKRAGREYTACCPFHDERTPSFYVSPTKQFYHCFGCGAHGTAIKFLMEYDRLEFLDAVEDLAKRAGMEVPRENKPARGREDDFGPLYSATASASTFFREQLKTSSSARGYLQKRGVDAANQARFELGYAPAGWDALLSALGRDEAQRALLDKVGLLSKNDAGRTYDKFRDRLIFPIHDRRGRVIAFGGRVLSADDSPKYLNSPETPLFRKGRELYGLWQVRQTHSRIPRLIVVEGYMDVVSLFQFGVTQAVATLGTATTPDHAELLFRNSGDVYFCFDGDRAGRAAAWKALESTLPRLKDGRQAWFLFLPEGEDPDTVVRSEGAEGFDRRLQQAMPLSEFFFNELGRDIQMDSLDGRARLAERAKPMIEQMPDGAFRDLMRQKLAELTGLAARVEVAKPRPAPQAPRPRNARRSLVRIAIELLLQQPALAQRIEPPYVFAYLDQPGVTLLLDLLARCRARPDISTGALLESYSESEDLAALTKLAVAEMIAPPEGWAADFDGAVRGLELMALEQRERELQVRAREIGLANLSREEKDELRLLPQLKAERRGA; encoded by the coding sequence ATGGCCCGCATTCCCGACAGCTTCATCGACAGCCTGCTGGCGCGCACCGACATCGTCGAACTGATCGATGCGCGCGTGAAGCTGAAGCGCGCCGGCCGCGAGTACACCGCCTGCTGTCCCTTCCACGACGAGCGCACGCCTTCGTTCTACGTCAGCCCGACCAAGCAGTTCTACCACTGCTTCGGCTGCGGGGCGCACGGCACGGCGATCAAGTTCCTGATGGAGTACGACCGCCTTGAGTTCCTCGATGCGGTCGAGGATCTGGCCAAGCGCGCCGGCATGGAGGTACCGCGCGAGAACAAGCCCGCGCGCGGCCGCGAGGACGACTTCGGCCCGCTGTACTCGGCCACGGCCTCGGCGAGCACGTTCTTTCGCGAGCAGCTCAAGACCTCCAGCAGCGCGCGCGGCTACCTCCAGAAGCGCGGCGTCGACGCCGCCAACCAAGCGCGCTTCGAGCTGGGCTACGCGCCCGCAGGCTGGGATGCGCTGCTGTCCGCGCTGGGCCGCGACGAGGCGCAGCGCGCCCTGCTCGACAAGGTGGGACTGCTGTCGAAGAACGACGCCGGCCGCACCTATGACAAATTCCGCGATCGCCTGATCTTTCCGATCCACGACCGCCGCGGCCGGGTGATCGCTTTTGGCGGCCGCGTGCTGTCGGCGGACGACAGCCCCAAGTATCTGAACTCGCCCGAGACGCCGCTGTTCCGCAAAGGCCGCGAGCTGTATGGCCTGTGGCAGGTGCGGCAGACGCATTCGCGGATCCCGCGGCTGATCGTGGTCGAGGGCTACATGGACGTGGTCAGCCTGTTCCAGTTCGGCGTCACGCAGGCGGTCGCGACCTTGGGCACCGCGACCACGCCGGACCACGCCGAGCTGCTGTTCCGCAATTCCGGCGACGTCTACTTCTGCTTCGACGGCGATCGCGCCGGACGTGCGGCGGCGTGGAAAGCGCTGGAGTCGACCCTGCCGCGACTGAAGGACGGACGCCAGGCCTGGTTCCTCTTCCTGCCCGAGGGTGAAGACCCGGACACCGTGGTCCGCAGCGAAGGGGCGGAGGGCTTCGACCGCCGTCTGCAGCAGGCGATGCCGCTCTCGGAGTTCTTCTTCAACGAGCTCGGGCGCGACATCCAGATGGACAGTCTTGACGGCCGAGCGCGGCTGGCGGAACGCGCCAAGCCGATGATCGAACAGATGCCTGACGGCGCCTTCCGCGACCTGATGCGGCAGAAGCTCGCGGAGCTCACCGGTCTGGCCGCGCGCGTCGAGGTCGCCAAGCCCAGGCCCGCTCCACAGGCGCCACGCCCGCGCAATGCGCGGCGTTCGCTGGTGCGCATCGCCATCGAGCTGCTGCTGCAGCAGCCGGCATTGGCGCAGCGGATCGAGCCTCCGTACGTGTTCGCGTATCTCGACCAGCCTGGCGTGACGCTGCTGCTGGATCTGTTGGCGCGCTGCCGCGCGCGGCCGGACATCAGCACCGGCGCTCTGCTGGAGAGCTACAGCGAGAGCGAAGATCTGGCCGCGCTGACCAAGCTCGCGGTGGCTGAAATGATCGCTCCCCCGGAGGGATGGGCGGCCGATTTCGACGGCGCCGTGCGCGGCCTTGAACTCATGGCGCTGGAGCAGCGCGAGCGCGAGCTGCAGGTTCGTGCCCGGGAAATCGGACTGGCGAACTTGAGCCGTGAAGAGAAAGACGAGCTGCGTCTGCTGCCACAGCTGAAGGCGGAGCGGCGCGGCGCCTAG
- a CDS encoding methionine adenosyltransferase yields the protein MSSYLFTSESVSEGHPDKVADQISDAVLDAILAKDKRARVACETMVKTGVAIVAGEITTEAWIDLEALTRKVILDIGYNSSDVGFDGATCGVLNLIGKQSPDINQGVDRKKPEEQGAGDQGLMFGYATNETKDFMPAAIHYSHRLVEQQAKARKKGKLGWLRPDAKSQVTLRYEGNKAVAIDAVVLSTQHDPSIKQKDLVEAVREHIIKPVLPEKLLHRGTKFHINPTGKFVIGGPVGDCGLTGRKIIVDTYGGWARHGGGAFSGKDPSKVDRSAAYAARYVAKNVVAAGLADRCEVQVSYAIGVAEPTSISVTTFGTGKIADDKIEKLIRKHFDLRPYGIIQMLDLVHPIYQQTASYGHFGRKPHEVSYVDAAGNTVKATAFSWEKTDRAEALRADSGLK from the coding sequence ATGAGCAGCTACCTCTTCACCTCCGAGTCGGTGTCCGAAGGCCATCCGGACAAGGTCGCCGACCAGATCTCCGACGCCGTGCTGGACGCGATCCTGGCCAAGGACAAGCGCGCCCGCGTGGCCTGCGAGACCATGGTCAAGACGGGCGTCGCCATCGTCGCCGGCGAGATCACCACCGAAGCCTGGATCGACCTCGAAGCCCTCACCCGCAAGGTCATCCTCGACATCGGCTACAACAGCAGCGACGTCGGCTTCGACGGCGCCACCTGCGGCGTGCTGAACCTGATCGGCAAGCAGTCGCCCGACATCAACCAGGGCGTCGACCGCAAGAAGCCGGAAGAGCAGGGCGCGGGCGACCAGGGCCTGATGTTCGGCTACGCGACCAACGAGACCAAGGACTTCATGCCGGCGGCCATCCACTACTCGCACCGTCTGGTCGAGCAGCAGGCCAAGGCGCGCAAGAAGGGCAAGCTCGGCTGGCTGCGCCCGGATGCGAAGAGCCAGGTTACCCTGCGCTATGAAGGCAACAAGGCCGTCGCCATCGACGCCGTGGTGCTGTCGACCCAGCACGATCCGAGCATCAAGCAGAAGGATCTGGTCGAGGCCGTGCGCGAGCACATCATCAAGCCGGTGCTGCCGGAGAAGCTGCTGCACCGCGGCACCAAGTTCCACATCAACCCGACCGGCAAGTTCGTGATCGGTGGCCCGGTGGGCGACTGCGGCCTGACCGGCCGCAAGATCATCGTCGACACCTACGGCGGCTGGGCGCGCCATGGTGGCGGTGCGTTCTCGGGCAAGGATCCGTCCAAGGTCGACCGCTCGGCGGCGTACGCGGCGCGCTACGTCGCCAAGAACGTCGTGGCTGCGGGCCTGGCCGATCGTTGCGAGGTGCAGGTGAGCTACGCCATCGGCGTCGCCGAGCCGACCTCGATTTCGGTCACCACCTTCGGCACCGGCAAGATCGCCGACGACAAGATCGAGAAGCTGATCCGCAAGCACTTCGACCTGCGCCCCTACGGCATCATTCAGATGCTCGACCTGGTGCACCCGATCTACCAGCAGACCGCGTCCTACGGCCATTTTGGCCGCAAGCCCCACGAGGTCAGCTACGTGGATGCGGCTGGCAACACCGTCAAGGCGACGGCCTTCTCGTGGGAGAAGACCGACCGCGCCGAGGCCCTGCGCGCGGATTCGGGCCTGAAGTAA
- a CDS encoding magnesium and cobalt transport protein CorA, translating to MIVHCTHYLPDGRREAIDFERVSDVLGTHEGFIWMGLVEPDAALLAKLQEEFDLHELAIEDAHKAHQRPKVELYGNSLFIAVHTAQMPGEEVEFGETHLFLGDRFLITVRHGPSLSYAPARARCERDPEYLAAGPSFGLYAVLDQIVDYYFPIVDDFRAGLDTLEHDIFEEDFKRDTVKRLYQLKRELTRLRLAVAPLQDVLAPLVRLYPNLIHADTRVYFRDVLDHAKRIDDATDTLREMLTAAMSVNLALVTVAQGEVVKRLAGWAALLAVPTLVTGWYGMNFEAMPELASRFGYLGVMAFTLTVCLLLYRKLKKVRWL from the coding sequence ATGATCGTGCACTGCACCCACTACCTGCCCGACGGTCGCCGCGAAGCCATCGACTTCGAGCGCGTCTCCGATGTGCTCGGCACCCACGAGGGCTTCATCTGGATGGGCCTGGTCGAGCCCGATGCCGCGCTGCTCGCAAAGCTCCAGGAGGAGTTCGACCTGCACGAGCTGGCCATCGAGGACGCCCACAAGGCGCACCAGCGGCCCAAGGTCGAGCTGTATGGCAACAGCCTGTTCATCGCGGTGCACACCGCGCAGATGCCGGGCGAGGAAGTCGAGTTCGGCGAGACCCATCTGTTCCTCGGCGATCGCTTTCTCATCACCGTGCGCCACGGCCCTTCGCTGTCCTATGCGCCGGCGCGCGCGCGCTGCGAGCGGGATCCCGAGTATCTGGCGGCCGGGCCGAGCTTCGGTCTGTATGCCGTACTCGACCAGATCGTCGACTACTACTTTCCGATCGTCGATGACTTCCGCGCGGGTCTGGATACGCTGGAGCACGACATCTTCGAAGAGGACTTCAAGCGCGACACGGTCAAGCGCCTGTATCAACTGAAGCGCGAGCTGACCCGTCTGCGCCTGGCGGTGGCGCCGCTGCAGGACGTGCTGGCGCCGCTGGTGCGGCTGTACCCGAACCTGATCCATGCCGACACTCGCGTCTACTTCCGCGACGTGCTCGACCACGCCAAGCGCATCGATGACGCCACCGACACCCTGCGCGAGATGCTCACCGCCGCCATGAGCGTGAACCTGGCGCTGGTGACCGTGGCCCAGGGCGAAGTGGTGAAGCGGCTGGCCGGCTGGGCCGCGCTGCTGGCGGTGCCGACCCTGGTGACCGGCTGGTACGGCATGAACTTCGAAGCCATGCCCGAGCTGGCCAGCCGTTTCGGCTACCTCGGAGTGATGGCCTTCACCCTCACGGTCTGCCTGCTGCTGTACCGCAAGCTGAAGAAAGTGCGCTGGCTGTGA
- the folC gene encoding bifunctional tetrahydrofolate synthase/dihydrofolate synthase, producing MDVDAWLDHQLRLHPKNIEMGLERVRPVAEALGVLRPAARVLTVAGTNGKGSTVAMLEAVCRAAGLRCGAYTSPHIERYHERIRIGGRDVEDADLIAAFEAVEAARAGVSLTFFEFGTLAALWLFTRAALEVVILEVGLGGRLDAVNLVDADIALLTTVDLDHMEWLGPTREHIGREKAGVFRSGRPALIGEREPPLSVLEHAATIGARLERRGLDFDIEAVADGWAYRDAQGALRLPRPQLAAPAQFDNAALATRALRLLGLPDAAIAAGIAGAAPRARLQRIEGVPEVVLDVGHNPQAARQLAAWLEAHPKPTIAVFAALADKDIEGVVAPLQHAIARWHLGGLDVVGRSQSAEALAERVMRAAVHARLHLHEHVDTALRAALAEAGADARVLVFGSFHTVGEAFACLRQLGRLPA from the coding sequence ATGGACGTCGACGCCTGGCTGGATCACCAGCTGCGCCTGCACCCGAAGAACATCGAGATGGGCCTGGAGCGCGTGCGCCCGGTTGCCGAAGCGCTCGGCGTGCTGCGCCCGGCTGCGCGGGTGCTCACGGTGGCCGGCACCAACGGCAAGGGCTCAACGGTCGCCATGCTGGAGGCCGTGTGCCGCGCTGCCGGTCTCCGCTGCGGCGCCTACACCTCGCCGCACATCGAGCGCTATCACGAACGCATTCGCATCGGCGGGCGCGACGTTGAGGACGCCGACCTCATTGCCGCCTTCGAGGCGGTCGAGGCCGCGCGCGCGGGCGTGTCGCTGACCTTCTTCGAGTTCGGCACGCTGGCAGCGCTGTGGCTGTTCACCCGCGCCGCACTGGAGGTGGTGATCCTCGAAGTGGGCCTCGGCGGGCGACTCGATGCGGTCAATCTGGTCGATGCCGACATCGCGCTGCTGACCACGGTCGACCTCGACCACATGGAGTGGCTGGGCCCGACCCGCGAGCACATCGGCCGCGAGAAGGCCGGGGTGTTCCGCAGCGGTCGTCCTGCCCTCATCGGCGAGCGCGAGCCGCCGCTCAGCGTGCTTGAACACGCGGCGACGATCGGCGCGCGGCTGGAGCGCCGCGGCCTCGATTTCGATATCGAGGCCGTCGCCGATGGCTGGGCCTATCGGGATGCGCAGGGCGCCCTGCGGCTGCCGCGCCCGCAGCTTGCCGCCCCCGCCCAGTTCGACAATGCGGCGCTGGCCACGCGCGCGCTGCGCCTGCTCGGTCTGCCTGACGCGGCGATCGCCGCCGGCATCGCCGGTGCCGCGCCGCGCGCGCGCCTGCAGCGCATCGAGGGCGTGCCGGAGGTGGTGCTGGACGTCGGCCACAACCCGCAGGCGGCGCGGCAGCTGGCGGCGTGGCTGGAGGCCCATCCCAAGCCGACGATTGCGGTGTTTGCGGCGCTGGCCGACAAGGACATCGAAGGCGTGGTGGCACCGCTGCAGCACGCGATCGCGCGCTGGCATCTGGGCGGGCTGGACGTCGTCGGGCGCAGCCAAAGTGCCGAAGCGCTGGCCGAGCGTGTCATGCGAGCGGCGGTCCATGCGCGGCTGCATCTGCACGAGCACGTCGACACCGCCCTGCGCGCCGCGCTCGCCGAGGCAGGAGCGGACGCGCGTGTTCTGGTGTTCGGCTCTTTCCACACCGTTGGCGAGGCCTTCGCCTGCCTGCGCCAACTCGGACGCCTGCCTGCATGA
- the tdh gene encoding L-threonine 3-dehydrogenase has translation MSMMMKALVKREASKGIWMEEVPMPKIGPNEVLVKLEKTAICGTDLHIYKWDEWSQRTIKPGLVIGHEFVGRIAELGSAVTGYTVGQRVSAEGHIVCGVCRNCRAGRQHLCPHTVGIGVNRHGAFAEYIAVPASNLWPIHDQIPSELAAFFDPYGNAAHCALEFDVIGEDVLITGAGPIGIIAAGICKHIGARNVVVTDVNDYRLKLAADMGATRVVNVAKTSLKDVMSDLHMEGFDVGLEMSGNPHAFNDMLDCMYHGGKIALLGILPKGAGIDWDRIIFKGLTVQGIYGRKMYETWYKMTQMVLTGFPLQKVLTHQIHIDDFQRGFELMEAGACGKVVCSWS, from the coding sequence ATGTCGATGATGATGAAGGCCCTGGTCAAGCGCGAAGCCAGCAAGGGCATCTGGATGGAAGAAGTGCCGATGCCGAAGATCGGCCCCAACGAGGTGCTGGTGAAGCTGGAGAAGACCGCGATCTGCGGCACCGACCTGCACATCTACAAGTGGGACGAGTGGAGTCAGCGCACCATCAAGCCCGGCCTTGTGATCGGGCACGAGTTCGTCGGCCGCATCGCCGAGCTGGGCAGCGCGGTCACCGGCTACACAGTGGGCCAGCGCGTCTCGGCGGAAGGTCACATCGTCTGCGGCGTGTGTCGCAACTGCCGCGCCGGTCGCCAGCACCTGTGTCCGCACACCGTCGGCATCGGCGTGAATCGCCACGGCGCGTTCGCCGAGTACATCGCGGTGCCGGCCAGCAATCTGTGGCCGATCCACGACCAGATCCCCAGCGAGCTGGCCGCCTTCTTCGACCCCTACGGCAATGCGGCGCACTGCGCGCTTGAGTTCGACGTCATCGGCGAGGACGTGCTGATCACCGGCGCTGGCCCGATCGGCATCATCGCCGCCGGCATCTGCAAGCACATCGGCGCGCGCAACGTGGTGGTGACCGACGTCAACGACTACCGCCTGAAGCTGGCCGCCGACATGGGCGCCACCCGCGTGGTCAACGTCGCCAAGACTTCGCTCAAGGACGTGATGTCCGACCTGCACATGGAGGGTTTCGACGTCGGCCTGGAAATGAGCGGCAACCCGCATGCCTTCAACGACATGCTCGACTGCATGTACCACGGCGGCAAGATCGCCCTGCTTGGCATCCTGCCCAAGGGTGCCGGCATTGACTGGGACCGCATCATCTTCAAGGGCCTGACGGTGCAGGGCATCTACGGCCGCAAGATGTACGAGACCTGGTACAAGATGACGCAGATGGTGCTCACCGGCTTTCCGCTGCAGAAGGTGCTGACCCACCAGATCCACATCGACGACTTCCAGCGCGGCTTCGAGCTGATGGAAGCCGGCGCCTGCGGCAAGGTGGTCTGCAGTTGGAGCTGA
- a CDS encoding class GN sortase, producing MAARAVAAQPRFAGRRACALALLLLSGLLLAQALWIPAKAELAQWLLARSWDEARARGEAQPPWAWADTRAVALLRRAGEPDGQIVLAGDSGRVLAFGPGWNEASSAPGAPGTVVISAHRDTHFAWLRDVVPGATVELQGLQRTRRYRLQDRRVVDVREHALAPEAAEDQLLLVTCWPFDAVDAGGPLRLVLRFSPMVGPTPTVSPAAASPSPPHTPVSRRSDGAGTGSSHRG from the coding sequence ATGGCTGCGCGGGCCGTGGCAGCGCAGCCTCGATTCGCCGGCCGCCGCGCGTGTGCGCTGGCGCTGCTGCTGCTCAGCGGACTGCTGCTGGCGCAAGCCCTGTGGATCCCGGCCAAGGCTGAACTGGCGCAGTGGCTGCTCGCACGCAGCTGGGACGAGGCGCGTGCGCGGGGCGAGGCGCAGCCGCCCTGGGCCTGGGCTGATACCCGCGCGGTGGCGCTCCTGCGTCGCGCGGGTGAACCTGACGGGCAGATCGTGCTGGCGGGCGACAGCGGCCGTGTGCTCGCGTTTGGGCCAGGCTGGAACGAAGCGTCGAGCGCACCGGGCGCGCCCGGGACCGTGGTCATCAGCGCCCACCGCGACACCCACTTCGCCTGGCTGCGCGATGTGGTCCCGGGCGCAACAGTCGAGTTGCAAGGTCTGCAGCGCACGCGCCGCTATCGCCTGCAGGACCGCCGCGTCGTCGACGTGCGCGAGCACGCGCTGGCGCCTGAGGCCGCCGAAGACCAGCTGCTGCTGGTCACCTGCTGGCCTTTCGATGCGGTGGACGCCGGTGGGCCACTGCGTCTGGTGCTGCGCTTCTCCCCGATGGTCGGGCCGACACCCACAGTCAGCCCGGCGGCAGCGAGCCCCAGCCCTCCGCATACGCCGGTGAGCCGTCGAAGCGACGGTGCAGGAACAGGTTCCAGCCATCGCGGCTGA
- a CDS encoding VWA domain-containing protein codes for MQIPRPAALVFARRALGAALLLACSLAQADGLAPADGLALRAEGADGWQAAFALETHVDLRVRGLMTEVRVRQRFSNASSEWMEGRYRLPLPDEAAVGRLRMQVGERLIEGEVRETQQAAVTYAEAASEGRTASLVERERPNLFQTRVANIGPGETVEIETGYWQKVRWQDGRFTLGLPLTFVPPYRGGGEQADAGLDDPQPADVPAQGIALGSAAAPKFSLGVDLEAGLPLIGIDSPSHAITVRREGERHRIELAATRVDSDRDFELRWAPQPSAQPQQALFVEDRADARYAFLTLIPPTRPVAPVPRELILVVDNSGSMHGASMAQAKAAVDRALAGLRASDRFAVIRFDHRFESVFPQPVEASAAHVARARGFVQGLMAEGGTEMLAPLIEAFAMPATPSHLRQVVLITDGAISNEAQLLNHIEHGRGEARLFAVGIGSAPNAHILRRMAEVGRGAQVTIRRIEDVAQVTDQLLAKLGQPALRDLKAAWPEGAEAYPAQLPDLYLGEPLQVLLRLPKGGQQGALEGSGPDLAWRAEVKLGEPRLASTEGVARLWAAAHRRAGRQPASGGKPR; via the coding sequence ATGCAGATCCCACGTCCCGCCGCCCTCGTGTTCGCTAGGCGCGCCTTGGGCGCCGCTCTGCTGCTCGCCTGCAGCCTGGCCCAGGCCGACGGCCTCGCCCCGGCCGATGGCCTGGCACTGCGGGCCGAGGGCGCTGACGGCTGGCAAGCCGCTTTCGCTCTGGAGACCCACGTCGACCTGCGCGTGCGCGGGCTGATGACCGAGGTGCGGGTGCGCCAGCGCTTCAGCAACGCGAGCAGTGAGTGGATGGAGGGCCGCTACCGCCTGCCCCTGCCCGACGAGGCGGCGGTGGGTCGACTGCGCATGCAGGTCGGCGAGCGCCTCATCGAAGGCGAGGTGCGGGAGACGCAGCAGGCCGCGGTCACGTACGCCGAGGCGGCCAGCGAAGGCCGCACCGCCAGTCTGGTCGAGCGCGAGCGCCCGAACCTGTTCCAGACCCGAGTGGCCAATATCGGCCCCGGCGAGACCGTCGAGATCGAGACCGGCTACTGGCAGAAGGTGCGCTGGCAGGACGGCCGTTTCACTCTCGGCCTGCCCTTGACCTTCGTGCCGCCGTATCGCGGCGGTGGCGAGCAGGCCGATGCCGGGCTCGATGATCCGCAGCCTGCCGACGTGCCCGCGCAAGGCATCGCCCTGGGCTCGGCTGCGGCGCCGAAGTTCAGCCTCGGCGTCGATCTCGAAGCCGGCCTGCCGCTGATTGGCATCGACAGCCCCAGCCACGCGATCACGGTGCGTCGCGAAGGCGAGCGTCATCGCATCGAGCTGGCCGCCACCCGGGTCGACAGCGACCGCGACTTCGAGTTGCGCTGGGCGCCGCAGCCCAGCGCGCAGCCGCAGCAGGCGCTGTTCGTCGAGGACCGCGCCGACGCCCGCTACGCCTTCCTCACCCTGATTCCGCCGACCCGCCCGGTGGCGCCGGTGCCGCGCGAGCTGATTCTCGTGGTCGACAACTCCGGCTCGATGCACGGCGCATCGATGGCGCAGGCCAAGGCGGCGGTGGACCGCGCCCTGGCCGGCCTGCGCGCCTCCGATCGCTTCGCTGTGATCCGCTTCGACCACCGCTTCGAAAGCGTGTTTCCGCAGCCGGTCGAAGCCAGCGCCGCCCACGTGGCGCGCGCACGCGGCTTTGTTCAGGGGCTGATGGCTGAGGGCGGCACCGAGATGCTGGCGCCCCTGATCGAAGCCTTCGCCATGCCGGCGACGCCCAGTCATCTGCGCCAGGTGGTGCTGATCACCGACGGTGCCATCAGCAACGAAGCCCAGCTGCTGAACCACATCGAGCACGGGCGCGGCGAGGCACGGCTGTTTGCAGTCGGTATCGGCAGCGCGCCGAACGCCCACATCCTGCGGCGCATGGCCGAAGTCGGCCGCGGCGCGCAGGTGACGATCCGCCGCATCGAGGATGTCGCCCAGGTGACCGATCAGCTGCTGGCCAAGCTGGGCCAGCCCGCCCTGCGTGACCTGAAGGCCGCGTGGCCCGAGGGCGCCGAGGCCTACCCGGCGCAGCTGCCCGATCTCTATCTCGGCGAACCGCTGCAGGTGCTGCTGCGGCTGCCCAAAGGTGGCCAGCAGGGTGCGCTGGAAGGCAGTGGGCCCGATCTCGCCTGGCGCGCCGAGGTCAAGCTGGGCGAGCCGCGCCTGGCCTCGACCGAGGGCGTGGCGCGCCTGTGGGCGGCGGCGCATCGCCGAGCTGGAAGACAGCCTGCGTCAGGGGGCAAGCCCCGATGA
- a CDS encoding FHA domain-containing protein: MKLIFPKGEHGAVLLSPGSNTVGSAPDAFLRLAVEGMPTELCALELEGERLYLVAAPGADGLSVNGQPADARHSLRAGDLVGFGPVQARLVAVERVSSAPAARAPQVDDAGATRVRAALPKYLLRGVSGAAFGKTYAVVSPQVIGRHHECDISIPSEEISRRHAQVRPTADGLLVEDLGSSNGTFINGQRMQSGLLKNGDELRLDAIRFMLVVPGQEIHKVSAPAAVEAKGGSRTGLIFVAVTVVVAAAVAAAFLLR; encoded by the coding sequence ATGAAGCTGATCTTCCCGAAGGGTGAACACGGCGCCGTCCTGCTGAGCCCTGGCAGCAACACGGTGGGATCTGCGCCGGATGCCTTCTTGCGCTTGGCCGTGGAAGGCATGCCCACTGAGCTGTGTGCGCTGGAGCTCGAAGGCGAACGCCTGTATCTGGTGGCCGCCCCCGGCGCCGATGGCCTCAGCGTCAACGGTCAGCCCGCCGACGCCCGGCACAGCCTGCGTGCGGGCGATCTGGTGGGCTTTGGGCCGGTGCAGGCGCGCCTTGTTGCCGTCGAGCGCGTCTCCAGCGCGCCCGCGGCGCGCGCTCCGCAGGTGGACGATGCCGGAGCTACCCGCGTGCGCGCGGCGCTGCCCAAGTACCTGCTGCGCGGTGTCTCTGGCGCCGCCTTCGGCAAAACCTATGCGGTGGTCTCGCCCCAGGTCATCGGTCGCCACCACGAATGCGACATCTCGATCCCGAGCGAGGAAATCTCTCGCCGTCACGCGCAGGTGAGGCCGACCGCAGACGGTCTGCTGGTCGAGGATCTGGGCTCGTCCAATGGCACCTTCATCAACGGCCAGCGGATGCAGAGCGGGCTCTTGAAGAACGGCGATGAGCTGCGCCTTGACGCCATCCGCTTCATGCTGGTGGTGCCGGGCCAGGAGATCCACAAGGTCAGTGCGCCCGCTGCCGTGGAAGCCAAGGGCGGCAGCCGCACCGGCCTCATCTTCGTCGCCGTCACGGTTGTCGTCGCGGCTGCCGTGGCAGCGGCTTTCCTGCTGCGCTGA